AGCGCCCCAACATTTTGTCGAACCATTTGTTTTAATTGCACAAGCGACTGAGTTATTAACCGTGACACTTGAATAGTCACTGGCGCTATCTATAACATGCGGTGTTTTAGGGTCTCCAGCACCATTATCGCCAAGAAGTCCATTTCCCCAGCACTTAAGCTTGTTGGCCATAGTAATTCCGCAGGTTCGGTCCAATCCTACGCTAATAGAGCGATATGACTCGCTTGGATCAGTATCAATCGGAGTATAAGAATTATTTAAATTTCCTGTCCCTAGTTGGCCATATGTATTCGTGCCCCAGCATCTAACTTTATTAGAGGTCGTGAGGCCACACGAGAATGCAGTTCCAATTCCAATCTGTTTATAAGAAACTCCGCTGTCTATCGTCGTGAAATTAGTGATGTGGGTCGTAGTTCCATCACCAAGCTTCGCAAAGTTGTTGTTCCCGGCGCATCTTAGGGCCCCCGTGGTGGTGATGCCGCAAGCTGCTCCAAGTCTTAGAAAGATTTGTGAATAAGAGGTGGTCGGATCTGCCACTTTTGGAGTAAAAATATTAGTTCCAATATTTCCAGCCGATCCAAGCTCGCCATAATTATTTCTGCCCCAACATTTTAATGTTCCTGTAGAGGTGATAGCGCAGTTATTACTTGAATCATGCATCTCGCTTACTTGAGAATAGTTATTTTGAGCATCAAGGATTACCGGTGCAGGACGACGATAAGTTAAACCGTCACCAAAATAACTCGTTTCGCCCCAGCAGTAAAGTTTATTGCCTGTTATACCACAAGTTTGGGAAGATGTATCTGCCGCCGAATCTGGCATGCCAATAGTCTTAAAATTATAATCTGATAAAGCAAAAAAGGATCCCCCATAGGCGCCTAAATAGGTGCCATAACCAAAGCCATAAAGATCGGAATTCCGTCCTGTCGTGTTGTCTTTATAAAGATTTCCCCAGCACTTAACTGCGCCGGCTGTGGTGATGCCGCAGGCTTTTTGCGACACAGCGTAAACTCGAGAGTAACTTTCGCCTGAATCGGCAATAGTAGGGATTTTTCGATTCGTAGTGGTGCCGTCGGCTAATTGTTTCCCTGCATTATTTCCCCAGCAGTGCAGTACGCCGCCATCAGTAATTCCGCAGCTAAAGCCACGATTGGTATCCGTGGTCGTGTCATCATTTACAGTAACCCAGGAGTATTTAACGGCAGAATTTATGACAGTCGGGGAAGTTTTTGTGACAAGTGTGTTATCGCCAAGTTGTCCCTGACTATTATTTCCCCAGCATTTTAGGGTTCCGTCAGAAATAATTCCGCACGAGTGCCCCGATCCTACAGCCACCATTAAATATGTGTTTGAAGAATCGATGGCCGTTGGTACTTGTTTCACTATTAGAGTGCCATCTCCTACAGTACCCGTCGCATTTCTACCCCAACAAAAAAGTTTATCATTTGTATCTATGGCACAGGTTGTTTTTGAATTTGCAGAAACAAATTTAAAATCCGCCGAGGTAACTTGAGTCGGAGTTTGCGCACTGGAAGTAGTATTTAAGCCGGTTTGGTAAGAATCTGCACTTCCCCAGCATTTTAACTTTTGTTCAGTAGTAATGCCACAAGTGTGAGCCTGGCCGGAGCTAATAGAAGTATAGGTCGTGCTACTATCTATCAAAACTGGAGTGGTTCTTCTTGCTGTAGTTCCATCGCCTATCTGATTGCTCAAGTTTTCACCCCAGCAATAAACATATCCAGATGTAGTAAGTGCACAAGTGTGGTCGCGTCCCGCAGTAACACTTTTAAATGAAATCCCAGGCGCCACTGTTTTGGCGGTGTCAGCAAACCCGACGGTATTACCTAAACCTAAACGGCTTAGGTTAACGCCACTATGGCCCCAACATCTCAATGAATTATCATCGAGAACGGCGCAGGCATGGTAAAAGTTAATAGCTAAGGATATAGTGGTCAGATCCTTTTGTGAGTCCCTAATAAAATACTGCGCCTGATATTTCGGATCTAATAGAACTGCAGGTGAATCTGTGTGAGTTAGGTGAACATTCATTAACGTCTCACCAGTTGTAGCGGCATTAACTAGGAAATTGACTGGAAGATTTGCAGTCGTGCTGCCTGCAGGGATGGTGATTGAACCGCTTGTCAGATTATGTTCAGTGGAAGTCGCATCGCCGGTTATTTTAAAATAAGCTGTCACGTCAAAAGTTTTTGATCCAGACATCGAAAAGGTAATTGTTTTTGTATCGCCTTCACTGACTCTATTAACAGCAGCAGAAGAGATGTTCAGCGTGACTATTGAATCTTTGATCCATGAAGTTTCAGTGGCTACCGAAACTTCCTGCCAATTATTTGAGGCATCGCCGCCTATAACACACACTTTTACTGGACCATTTGGTAAGGCAGAAATGTTGTCAGTAATATTAGAGCCGACAGCCACGGGCCCGACGAAGCTCGCTGTCGCACAACCGCCGGTTGAAATGATTGCATATTTATATTGGGTAACATTGGTTCCAGCTACTGAAATATTCAAAGCTGTAGTTGTAACCACGCCTGTTGGTGCGCCTGATAGTGTCGATTTAATGGCATCGCGGGTCCATGAAGCGGTAGTAGCTGCTGTCGACCAGTTGTCATGATCATCAATACCGACGACACACAAAGTATAATTTCCCGTCTCAGTTAAAAGATCTGTAATTGGTGTCGACACTGGATATTTCGTTCCGATGTAAGCTGAAGATATCGCACAAGATCCGGTGCCTCCAGGTGGAATTAAGAAGTATTTGTAAAATGAAGCTGTTGCGCTTGAGACCGTAACATTTAAACCTGTAGAATTGTTAGTTCCGGAGGGCGCACCGCTGATTGATACAGCAGATGGAAGTGTCGCATCCATATAATAATATGAAGTGGTATTGACCGAATTTCCGTTTGCAGCTGTCAATGACAACTCGAAATCATATGGCGTCGTTGATGTGTCACTCAAACTACTGACATTGAAATGAAGGGTGAAGTAACCACCTGTACAGTAAGCGGCAGATGTTCCAACTGAAGGCTCCCCGGTAACAACACCATAAATAATCTGGCCGTGCGCAGAACAAGTTCCTTTAACATCGAAACTAGCTGCGCTGTACTGATTGATAAATGTGCCAGCTGGTGGTTCCGTTATGGAAAGAGTGGGAACAGTATTGTCATGAATTATAAAATCAGAAACGCATGATGATTCGTTACCTGCAGCATCTCTAAGTTTTATGTAAACTGTGTTTGTGGAATTTAAGGTAGGCAAAGTCCACGCCTTAGGAAAGGAAACAGGTTCCCATGTTCCTCCTGTCAAACAAAGCGCGTTGTTGGTGACATACGTCTCAGTCCCAGTATGGGAAGTCACATTCAGGGTTGCATTTTGCGAAGAGGTAACAGCAGTTCCATTATTTATCGAAAAACCTGTTATTGTCGGAGCTGTAGTATCCTTTATATAGCTAGCGGTGACTGGTGTCGCGTTAACCCCAGTGCTTCGTGAATGTGTAATATTAACTGAATATGTCTGGTCCGCTTTTGCACTAAAGTTAAAGGTTTTAGACCATGAACCCGCAGTGCAAACCGCAGTTAAAGCGCTGAAAGTTGATATACTAATTGTAACGTTTTTTCCTTCTTCAGAGCAACCGCCTGACAATGTGACGCTAGTACCAGTTGCAATATTAATATAAGAGCCTGATACCGGCGAAGAGAGACTTACCGTCGGCACAACAGAAGAGTGAGAGATTGAGTCGGAATAGCATGGAGTTTCATTCCCAGCAGCATCTTTGTACTTTACAAAAACGGTATTTACAGCGTCCGGAGTATTTAAAGTCCAACTTTTACTTAAAAAGTTCGCTGTAACCCATGTACCGTCTGCCGCACATCCAGGTGTATTAGTAATATAAATTTGCGAGCCAACGATTGAGTTGACACTTAAGGTTACGGTTAAACTGATGGTGTCTGTCTGATTGGCGTTGATGATAACTGTTCCCGTAGGTGCCACGGTGTCTTTTGTGTAAACGGGTGAGGTTACAGAGGTGCTTGTTCCAAATGAATTGCTGATTGTGGCTGTCAGCTGAAAATTTCCTTGAGGTACAGGCGTTAAGTTAAGAATCGCCGTGAAGGAGCTTCCAAGACAAGTGGCTGTGCCGGTGAATCCACCGGGCCCAGTAAATGTAATAGATTGGTTGTTCTCAGAGCAGGTTCCACCAACTGTGAAACTAGCGACATTACTTAAGTTCACATATGCGCCCGCAGCAGGCGTAGTGAAGGCAATCGTGGGTGGTGTGCTAATCGAAATATCATCACTTATACATAAGGACTCATTTCCATTCACATCCTTAAATTTCGCATAGACAGTATTTACACCATTTGCACTAGGTAAGGTCCACGCCAAACTATTAACGTAAGATTGCCAAGTCCCCCCAGCTGTACATCCCGGCGTATTTGTTAAATACATCTCTGTAGCTTCAGCAACATTCATTGACAAAATTGAATTGACGGAAGCTGTAGCAACATCTCCATTATTAATTAAGAATGATGTTACAGTGGGTGGAGATATATCGAGCGTAACCGAGGCCGTGTCTGTTTCGACGTTCTCAACTGCATCTTTGTGAGTCGCCATTATGTTCACAGGACTTACAGTAGTACCTGAAATATCGAGCACTTTTGTGAAAGCCCCGCCAGAACAAGTCGCTGTTTCAGAAACAGCGCCAACACTTATTATCACCGACTTCCCATCTTCAGAACAGGTGCCGCTAACAGCATAGGATGAATGATTAAGTAAGTTTATAGGTGTGGAAGAGGTGATAGCTACTAAGGGTATCACGATATCTTTATAAATGGTAAGACTGTATTCTTTCGCTTGCGCTGAGGGCGGTGTTACTTTGAAAATAAGATTGCCGCTATAAATAGGGGCTAACGAAGATAAATCAATAGACTGTGACCAATTTTCAGTTCCACAATTAAATGATGTAAAGCTTGCTGAATTTGGTAGTGCAACTTCTATCTGGGAACCAACCACGCACTTGCCACTAAATCCTGCAGCAGAATAGTTGCTTGAATTAATGAAGCCATTTGCAGGACCATGAACAGTGAATCCTGCTTTATAAGTGATAGGATTTGAACAATTCGAAGCGGACGAGATTCCATTTTTATCTAAAGAAAAAACTTTAAATGAATATTGGGTGCCATCGGTTTTGGTAAAGCTTGCAACATTTGTTTTTTGGTCTGGGCTTAACTTTACACTTGGTAGAATGGGTTCATCACAAGTGGGTCCCTTATAATACAGTAGTTCCTGTTCAACAACTTTTTCTGAATCTGCAGGAGTCCATTCAGCTTTAAGTTCGCCATTATCAAAAGCATCTTGATTCCAAATTAATGAAGCAGCGCCTTGTTCGGAACTTATTAGCGCAATGTCTAAAGAACAGCCACTCAAAATGCAAAACGATATGCCAGTCAAAAAATGAATGCCTTTAGTTAGCAAGCTAACAAACTTTATAGATGAGTGTTTATAATAGGCAGCTTTGTTCATAGTTCCTAGAACATCATTTACATTCAGTTGTTCCATAAAACTTATCGGTGTAACACTTTCCTCGCTTTATCTATGCGGGCCAAAATGTTGCTAGGCCAAATAAAATTTTGTCGGGCTTTGTATCAATACGAAACATCAGAATCATTTCTGTTTAGTATTTTTATTAGTTCGCAAAACTAAAAAACGGATTTTTATTTAAGAATTAGCTTCTAGAATCCAAGGTCCTTGTGGATGAATGTAGGATTGTGAAATCCAAACTGACCCGCAGTTATACTGACAGTGTTGTTGCGACCACTATCCACAGTCCCTAAATTATCGCCAAGGAAGCGTCCCGCGCAACGCCATTGACCACCCAAAGTTTTTGCACAAGTCGATTCACTGCGAAGGTTAAGAGTGCCATAAGTTATACCTGTATCAACCCTGACTGCAGGAGCCACTGCAGCCGTCGGCAATGCTTCTAAATTCCCAGTGAAATAACCAAATGCTCTTGCTTGGCCCCAGCAGTAAAGCTCATCATCACTGCGAATAGCGCAAGCATGGGTCTCTGTCACTTGAACGTCTTTATAATCATAACTGTCAACTAAAGTTGGAATCAGACGATCCACGGAATCGTTAAATCCAAGAATCTTGTTTGTGCCAGCAAAGCCCCAACATTTTAATTTATTTCCTAACGTGATTCCGCACGTAGAATAAGGTCCTGCAGAAACTTTTTTATATTGAACACCAAAGTCGATCACAGTTGGAGTATTCACTTGCGTAGCAGAGTTGTTGCCGACAATACCGCTTCCAGTGTTTTGCCCCCAGCATTTCAAAATATTACCGCTAGTGATTCCACACGCATGGGCTTGGCCTATTACAACTGATAGGTAAGACACACCAGGATCCACAGTAGTCATCGTTGCAACATCGGAAGGTGCACTGCCATCACCGACTTGGCCATACTCGTTTTCACCCATGCATTTTAAAATTCCAGTTTGGGTAATACCGCAGACGTTAGTAGATCCAACAGCAACAGAAGAATATTTCGCCGTTGGATCAGCAATCTTAGGCCGATAAACTAAGCCATCAGCAGTCTTAGTCACTAATCCTAATTCACCAGCATCATTTTTTCCCCAGCACTTCAAAGTACCATCAAGGGCAAGGGCACACATATCTGACACATGGGACGGGGACACAGACGAATACTGAGTTTCTGGATCGATCCAAATAGGCGCAGGTCTACGATAGGAAACGCTTCCAGTTCCATCACCCGTTGTCGTTAACGCATCTGTCGTTCCCCAACAGTAAAGCTTATTACTTTCTACTGCACAGCTAAAGCTTGCCGCATCGCTGCTGCTATGTGGGTAGCCTGAAAAACTTGGGAAATTAAATCCAAGACTTATATTCTTAAAGCGATTAATAAAGTATTTCCCACCATTGCCAGAACCCAGTGGGTGAAGAGTTCTTGTTTTTTCACCATCCAAAGATCCCCAGCATTTTAATCCACCCGCAGTACTAACGCCGCAAGCGCGAGAACCGCTAGCAATCACGGATGAATATAAAGTGCCAGAATCAGAAGCGACAGGAAGCAGTCTATTCGTGGTCGAATTATCAGCAAGCTGCATAAGCGCATTGTGTCCCCAACATTTTAAAGTATTTGCTAAGGTCACTCCGCAGGTAAAGCCTTGATTGGTATCCAACGTTGAATCGTCATTCACTGTCACTGCATTATAGGTAACTAGATTATCAATCTCTACAGGTGTGGTTTCTGAAAAAATGGAGTTATTCCCAAGCTGACCGACTGTATTAGCACCCCAGCATTTCATAATACCCGCTAAGGTGACTCCGCAGGCATGACCTGATCCCATAGCGACATTTTTATATTTAACCGAAGCATCAACAGCGGTCGGGGAGGTCACTGTTGTGGAACCGCCATTTCCTAGTTGGGAACTGGCGTTTCGCCCCCAACATTTTAAATATCCGTCAACAGTGATGGCGCAAGTTGATTCAGAGCCTGCGGCAACATAAGAATAATTTTCTGCAGCATCGATATTTATAGGTAATGAACTATTTAAGTTAGACCCATCACCAAGATTGCTAAAGAAATTATATCCCCAGCAGCGAAGCTTATTTGTCGTCGTAATAGCACAAGTATGATTAGCACCTGCTGAAACAGACAAATAACTATTAGCTATATCAATGGCGACAGGAACGTTGCTAGGAGAGGACGTGGTGTCACCAAGCTGATTCTTAGAGTTATCTCCCCAACAATAAAGTGCACCTAAGGTAGTCACTGCACAGGTATGACTATGGCCAACCGCTACTTGCGCAAATGAAGTGCCCGGCTTAATAATCACGCCTGTTTCTTTAAACAGGTTTGTACCATCGCCCACTTGGCCATAGGAATTATGCCCATAACATCTTAAAGCATTGTCGCTTGTGATAGCGCAAGCATGGGATCTACCCATAGCGAATTTAGAAACACTAAAAGCAGAATCATTATCCCTGATATAAAACTGAGCTTGATAGTTTTTATCTAACGTAACTCCAGCAGAAGGAATCGCCCCCGTAATATGAAAGTTAAGAAGCTTTTCACCATCGGCAACGGCATTCTCAGGCAAACTTAAAGTCACTGTCTGAGAGGTAGAACCCGCCGAAATAACAACACTGCCGTTGGCTAAATTATGATGGGTTGGATTAACGGCATCCCCACCGATTCGATAATAAACCGTCACATCAGTTGCTTTGGCAGCACTTAAAGAGATTGTGATAATTTGATTTGCCCCACCTTCGACCACGCGATTTTGCGCTGGCGAAGTGATGGAAGCAAAGACTCGAGCGTCTTTAACCCAAGAAACCACAGTCGCTGAATTGTTATTTTGAAAAGTGTTAGAGGCATTACCACCAACCACACACAGTTTCATATTACTTCCATCAGCATAGCCCGTCAGCGAAGCTGTGATTCGGGTGGTTTTGGGTGTGGCAGCTGAAAAGGTCGCCGAAGCGCAAGAACCAGAGGTGATGATTGCGTATTTATATTGAGTGATGGTCCCACCACTGACGCCAACATAGAGGCTTGTATCTGAAGAATTCCCGGTGGGATAATCAGACAAAGTCGGCACTAGGTTGCCAGCATCGACGATCGCAATATTTTTCTGCCCCGCTAAGGAATTCACATTCCCAGGAGCAGGCAAAGTCAAAATCGCATTAAAATTATTAGCATCTTTAATCGTTCCACCAGCAAGGCTTAATGACGTGGTCGCCACATAATCTAAATCTGCAGCAGCATCACCGGTGGCAACGGTATATGTGAATGACAATGTTTTGGAATTTGAACCCGCCGAATACGTAGCCGTGCGATCCACAGTCCCAGTTTCAAGGGTCAAGGTCGGGTTACCAGTGACGATCACGGCCTCATCGAAAGTAATTTTAACGGTAATAACCGATGCCACATCGTAAGTGCCATCAGCATTGCTAGCGGACACCGCTAAAACGCTTGGTGCCTGAGTATCACGAGTCCACGCCCCTGCAGTGACCGCTAAAGACACGTTACCAGCGGCATCTATTGAGCGCGCGCAAACTTTATAACCACCTTGATTGGTCAGTGCATAAACAAGCGAGGCTGAAAGCAGGCTGTCGCTGCTAAATGCCGCCGTCGTATCAGTGCAAGTAGAAATATCGCCAGGCTCAATAATCAAATATCGATAGTGGGTCGCATCCGCACTGCTGACTGTGATATTCGTCGTATTGGCTGATAGGGCTGGTAAATTACTAAAGGTGGGAGCCGTCGGTAATACGACATCTTTATAATAAGATTTTGAGCCTGTTCCTTGATTGCCACTAGGGCGGGAAAGGGTCGCGATAATCTGATAAGGTGTAGCAGCGTTATCAGCAAGCGTAGATAAATTCCAAGAAACAGACCAAGTATTTAAAGCAGAGCAGGTTGCACTGTTGGTTAAACTTTGGCCGGTGATACTTAAATTAACCGTGGCGCCAACTTCAGAACAAGTTCCGCTGAGCGCGAATGCGGCATTATTGATATTATTAATCCACGTTCCCGCAACCGGCGCACCAATGGTCACAGTCGGTACCACGGAATCATGTAAGATTGAATCATTAAGACAGTTTGATTCATTCCCACCAAGATCGCGCACTTTAAAATAAACAGTGTTAGTTGTATCTGCAGTAGCCAACGTCCAATTTTTCGATGTCGCAAAAGTTTCCCAAGTACCATCAGCACTGCAAGAGGTGTTAGAAATATACATCTCAGCAGCATTTGTCGCAGTCATAGCTAAAGTCGTATTTAAACTTGAAACTGCAGGTGCGCCCCCGGCAATCGCAAAAGTACTTGCGGTGGGTGCTGACGTGTCTTTTCTAAAGGGTCGGTAAAGGGGAGCTAAATCAGAATGTGTAAGAGTGAAGGTGACACTTCCATCGGCGTGGGAAGTTAAATTCATAGTCTTAGTCCAAGCGCCATTTGTGCAAACAGCTGTTTGATCAGTAAAACCGGTGACTTTGATCGTGACGTTTTGTCCTTCGTTCACGCATCCACCGATGAGAGTGAAGTTAGCAACGTTGCTTGAATTGATGTAAGTCGTCGATGCAGGGGAGGCTAAAGAAAAACTTCCACTCACCACGTGAGTAATTGAAGCTGAATAACAATTTGATTCAATCCCGGCAGCGTCTTTAAATTTTGCATAGATCGTATTGCTGACACCAGTTTTTGTAAGTGTCCAAGATTTGCTTGAAGTTAAAGTTTCCCAAGCGCCGCCGCCGGTACACTTGGCGGTATTAGTGACATACATTTCAGTTGCTACAGAAGATGAAAGTTTGACGGTAACGCCAAGGCTTGTTGTTGAAGCAGCTCCATCGTTGATGTTAATACTTCCAGTTGGCTTTTCAATTTTCTCTTTAGCTTGATAGTCTTCAGCTTTCGGAGCACTACAGGCAGCTAAAACAAAACACACAAATAGCAAAGCATAGGTTCGCATGGAACCCCAAAGCCGTTCTATAAGTGCTTGTAATCTGCCCATAATTCCTCAAAATCTCTCCTTTACTTATCGGTTGAATGAAGAGGGAAATTGATAAAATCATGATCAAAATCAGGGTGTTTTTAGAGGGAAACGTATCAACTTAAGGCAGTGAAACAGACTGACACGAGTCTGTCTCACAACCTGTCGTTTCTGCTAAGTGCAGCTTAATTATTTAGGGCTTTGCCGTGGTCCATCCACCAAAGGTTTGTTCGATAAGTTCAGCACAAGAAATCGTTAAGTGATCCTTCATGTGTTTTGCAACGATCTGAATTCCCAAAGGCATGCCTTCAGCATTCAACCCCGTAGGTGCCACTGTCGCGGGATTCCCGAGGGTCGTAAAGATTCCAGTATAAATAAAATCAAACGGCGACCACAAAGGTTGGCGATGTTTTGGTGCGACTCGCGGGTGAGGAGGAATTAATAAAATTCCATTATCACCCAGTTTCGCATCAAGATCAGCTTTCATTTTGTATAAATCAGCCATCTCGGCACTAAAATCTTTTTTGCTTTTATCAAAGATTTCAGTCAAAGAGACAATTAGATTTGGCAAAGTGTAATCCCCTTTACCCACAGCTAATTTTAAAATTTCTTTTCCGACAGAAAGATGCTGATTTGGCCCCATTAAAAGTTCATATAAGTTTGTGCGTTTTGAATGCTTAAGCGCTGCAAACCAAAGTTCAGCTGAACGCACGAAGAATCTTGGATCTAGTTCTTCAACTTCAGCGCCCAATTCAGAAAATAACTTCCCGCAATTACGCACGACTTGTGCTAGTTCCTGATCAGTTCCACGCGCACGATGAAAAGCAGGCTCAGGGCAGATTAAAATCTTTCTGCCAGCCCATTCGCTAGTAAGTTCATCAAGGCTTGGATTTTTCATAGTGTAAATATCTGACTGATCAGCACCCATTAAAATCTTAGTCAGCGGATAAAGATCTGAAGCTTTACGAGTTAAATGCCCCGTTGATGTCCAAGGGTATTTATCTTCTGATAGCTCTAAGAAATCTTCCTGACCAAACGGGAAGTGACCAGTTAACGGGAATAAATAACGAGAAGGCTTATGACCAAAGACTCCACAGAAAAACGCAGGCATTCTAATACTGCCACCGATATCACTTCCTAAACCGATCGGCGAGGCACCAGCGCCCAATAAGGCACCTTCACCACCACTGCTGCCCCCTGGCGTTCTGCCAAGATCATATGGATTGTTCGTACGTCCATACACAGGATTAAAGGTTTCAAACCAAAAACCAAGTTCAGGCACGTTGGTCGTGCCAAGCGGAATAGCCCCCGCAACCTTCATGCGCGTGACTAAAGTTGAATCCCAGTTCATCACATCATTCTTATGATGAATGCTGCCGCCGGTGCGCTTCATGCCCTCGTAAGCAAACATTTCTTTAACCGTGAAAGGCACACCAAATAACGGCGGCAGATCCGAATTATCTTTCGCCACAAGATCAGTTTGTTCATGCGCTTTTTTACGAGCACGCACGAAATCATCTTCAACCATGGCGTTGAGTTTAGGATTTACTTCTTCAATACGCGCGATGTGCGCTTCAATAACTTCAGTCGGGGAAACTTCTTTTTTCGCTACTTTGCTAGCAATTTCTAACGCGGACAATTTCAATAGTTCATTCATAAACTAAAAAGGGAGCTTAGTGCTCCCTTTCTCCTATACGTTAAATCTAAAGAACAAAATATCTCCGTCTTTCACTACGTACTCTTTACCTTCAAGGCGGTATTTACCTGCTTCTTTTACCGCTTGTTCTGATTTGTACGAGAACAAATCTTCACAGTGATAAGTTTCAGCTCTGATGAAACCTTTTTCAAAATCCGTGTGGATCACACCTGCAGCTTGCGGTGCTTTAGTTCCAGCACGAATTGTCCAAGCACGAACTTCTTTTTCACCTGCTGTGAAGTAAGTTTGTAAACCCAATAAAGCGTAAGCTTCACGGATCAAACGATTCAAACCTGGCTCTTCAGCGTTCATTGCTTCTAAGAACTCTTTACGTTCTTCAGGCGGAAGAAGAGAGATCTCAGCTTCCATCGCAGAACAAATCAAAATAGTTTTGTTGTTTTCTTCAGCCGCACGTTTTTCAACAGCCTTCGTCCAATCGTTACCACCATTAGCGAAATCTGTATCAGACACGTTCATAGCGTAAAGTACTGGTTTTGCAGTTAATAGATGCATGTCGCGCAAGAAGGGCGCTTCGTTGTCATCTAAAGTAACCGCGCGGGCAGGAAGACCTTGTCCCAAAGCTTCTTTTACTTTTTTAGTAACTTCCGCTTCCATTTTAAGTTTTTTATCTGTGGTGTTTTTCGCCATTTTTTCGATGCGCGCAAATTTCTTATCCACAGAATCAAGGTCTGCTAGCAAAAGCTCTGTATTGATGATTTCAATGTCACGGATGGGATCTACTGATCCAGATACGTGCACGATATTTGGATCGTCAAAACAACGAACCACGTGAACGATGGCATCAGTTTGACGGATGTGAGAAAGGAATTGGTTACCTAAACCTTCACCTTGGGAAGCACCTTTTACGATACCCGCGATGTCCACGAACTCCATCGTTGTTGGGATGACTTTTTGAGGTTTGATGAATCCAGTGATTTTATCCATGCGTGGATCGGGAACTGTCACGACACCCACGTTAGGATCAATTGTACAGAAAGGGTAGTTCGCTGCTTCCGCTTTTGCAGAAGTTAATGCGTTGAAAAGCGTTGATTTACCCACATTTGGTAAGCCGACAATACCGACTTGTAAAGCCATGAAAAACCTCGATT
This is a stretch of genomic DNA from Bdellovibrio reynosensis. It encodes these proteins:
- a CDS encoding RCC1 domain-containing protein → MGRLQALIERLWGSMRTYALLFVCFVLAACSAPKAEDYQAKEKIEKPTGSININDGAASTTSLGVTVKLSSSVATEMYVTNTAKCTGGGAWETLTSSKSWTLTKTGVSNTIYAKFKDAAGIESNCYSASITHVVSGSFSLASPASTTYINSSNVANFTLIGGCVNEGQNVTIKVTGFTDQTAVCTNGAWTKTMNLTSHADGSVTFTLTHSDLAPLYRPFRKDTSAPTASTFAIAGGAPAVSSLNTTLAMTATNAAEMYISNTSCSADGTWETFATSKNWTLATADTTNTVYFKVRDLGGNESNCLNDSILHDSVVPTVTIGAPVAGTWINNINNAAFALSGTCSEVGATVNLSITGQSLTNSATCSALNTWSVSWNLSTLADNAATPYQIIATLSRPSGNQGTGSKSYYKDVVLPTAPTFSNLPALSANTTNITVSSADATHYRYLIIEPGDISTCTDTTAAFSSDSLLSASLVYALTNQGGYKVCARSIDAAGNVSLAVTAGAWTRDTQAPSVLAVSASNADGTYDVASVITVKITFDEAVIVTGNPTLTLETGTVDRTATYSAGSNSKTLSFTYTVATGDAAADLDYVATTSLSLAGGTIKDANNFNAILTLPAPGNVNSLAGQKNIAIVDAGNLVPTLSDYPTGNSSDTSLYVGVSGGTITQYKYAIITSGSCASATFSAATPKTTRITASLTGYADGSNMKLCVVGGNASNTFQNNNSATVVSWVKDARVFASITSPAQNRVVEGGANQIITISLSAAKATDVTVYYRIGGDAVNPTHHNLANGSVVISAGSTSQTVTLSLPENAVADGEKLLNFHITGAIPSAGVTLDKNYQAQFYIRDNDSAFSVSKFAMGRSHACAITSDNALRCYGHNSYGQVGDGTNLFKETGVIIKPGTSFAQVAVGHSHTCAVTTLGALYCWGDNSKNQLGDTTSSPSNVPVAIDIANSYLSVSAGANHTCAITTTNKLRCWGYNFFSNLGDGSNLNSSLPINIDAAENYSYVAAGSESTCAITVDGYLKCWGRNASSQLGNGGSTTVTSPTAVDASVKYKNVAMGSGHACGVTLAGIMKCWGANTVGQLGNNSIFSETTPVEIDNLVTYNAVTVNDDSTLDTNQGFTCGVTLANTLKCWGHNALMQLADNSTTNRLLPVASDSGTLYSSVIASGSRACGVSTAGGLKCWGSLDGEKTRTLHPLGSGNGGKYFINRFKNISLGFNFPSFSGYPHSSSDAASFSCAVESNKLYCWGTTDALTTTGDGTGSVSYRRPAPIWIDPETQYSSVSPSHVSDMCALALDGTLKCWGKNDAGELGLVTKTADGLVYRPKIADPTAKYSSVAVGSTNVCGITQTGILKCMGENEYGQVGDGSAPSDVATMTTVDPGVSYLSVVIGQAHACGITSGNILKCWGQNTGSGIVGNNSATQVNTPTVIDFGVQYKKVSAGPYSTCGITLGNKLKCWGFAGTNKILGFNDSVDRLIPTLVDSYDYKDVQVTETHACAIRSDDELYCWGQARAFGYFTGNLEALPTAAVAPAVRVDTGITYGTLNLRSESTCAKTLGGQWRCAGRFLGDNLGTVDSGRNNTVSITAGQFGFHNPTFIHKDLGF
- the ychF gene encoding redox-regulated ATPase YchF; protein product: MALQVGIVGLPNVGKSTLFNALTSAKAEAANYPFCTIDPNVGVVTVPDPRMDKITGFIKPQKVIPTTMEFVDIAGIVKGASQGEGLGNQFLSHIRQTDAIVHVVRCFDDPNIVHVSGSVDPIRDIEIINTELLLADLDSVDKKFARIEKMAKNTTDKKLKMEAEVTKKVKEALGQGLPARAVTLDDNEAPFLRDMHLLTAKPVLYAMNVSDTDFANGGNDWTKAVEKRAAEENNKTILICSAMEAEISLLPPEERKEFLEAMNAEEPGLNRLIREAYALLGLQTYFTAGEKEVRAWTIRAGTKAPQAAGVIHTDFEKGFIRAETYHCEDLFSYKSEQAVKEAGKYRLEGKEYVVKDGDILFFRFNV
- a CDS encoding amidase; the protein is MKLSALEIASKVAKKEVSPTEVIEAHIARIEEVNPKLNAMVEDDFVRARKKAHEQTDLVAKDNSDLPPLFGVPFTVKEMFAYEGMKRTGGSIHHKNDVMNWDSTLVTRMKVAGAIPLGTTNVPELGFWFETFNPVYGRTNNPYDLGRTPGGSSGGEGALLGAGASPIGLGSDIGGSIRMPAFFCGVFGHKPSRYLFPLTGHFPFGQEDFLELSEDKYPWTSTGHLTRKASDLYPLTKILMGADQSDIYTMKNPSLDELTSEWAGRKILICPEPAFHRARGTDQELAQVVRNCGKLFSELGAEVEELDPRFFVRSAELWFAALKHSKRTNLYELLMGPNQHLSVGKEILKLAVGKGDYTLPNLIVSLTEIFDKSKKDFSAEMADLYKMKADLDAKLGDNGILLIPPHPRVAPKHRQPLWSPFDFIYTGIFTTLGNPATVAPTGLNAEGMPLGIQIVAKHMKDHLTISCAELIEQTFGGWTTAKP